GCACATATAATGGCAATATAGATGCCAGCACATATAATGGCAATATAGATGCCAGCACATATAATGGCAATATAGATGCCAGCACATATAATGGCAATATAGATACCAGCACATATAATGGCAATATAGATGTCAGAGCACATATAATGGCAATATAGATGCCAGAGCACATATAATGGCAATATAGATGCCAGCACATATAATGGCAATATAGATGCCAGCACATATAATGGCAATATAGATGCCAGCACATATAATGGCAATATAGATGCCAGCACATATAATGGCAATATAGATGCCAGCACATATAATGGCAATATAGATGCCAGCACATATAATGGCAATATAGATGCCAGCACATATAATGGCAATATAGATGCCAGCACATATAATGGCAATATAGATGCCAGCACATATAATGGCAATATAGATGCCAGCACATATAATGGCAATATAGATGCCAGCACGTACATATAATGGCAATATAGATGCCAGCACATATAATGGCAATATAGATGCCAGCACATATAATTCAGGGACACTTTGATGTTGGGTCGCCCGAAGGTACTGCTGTTATCCAATTCCGCCAATTGCTAAACAAAACATCAGCGGTGACTGTGGTTCTTTACATTATTCGACCGACCTATTTGTGACAACATGTTTGTGATTTATTATAAGTGctttgtgaaataaaaacataaattttagTAATATTTTATGTTCATTACAGTAAGACATTGTTTAATATCATATTAATTACTCCAAaactctgtcaacactatcaaactttatgtgacaaacaaatatgatgtgcccatggacatgatgatgtcatatcactaccatatttgggcagattacacttttttttatcacatacagtttgatagtgtagacagagctttagtaatcGAGAGTAACAACACATGGTAATATGTGGTTCTTTAATACATAATACAACATGGATATGCACAGCAGTTCCTCATATTATGACGCATTCTATGACGTCATTTGCACATTGCAATAGGCCAAGTATGTTACAATATTCTTACATTgctaacaaaaatatatttacactaATTATGTATATTACTAGTACATAACAGTAACGTAAAGATAAAGATCTTTGGTATTAGGAAAAAAAGTTTCCCGCGTCTCAACCGTTGATGGCGCTATATCGCTAAATCGTAATTTGACAGTTAAATATCTATTTAGTTTCTTCCttagtttttatattttcaaaatacgttTGAATTCTCGTTTAAACTCTCGATTTCGCACAGAGTAAACAAGAGGGTTCATGAAAGAATTGGCGTACAACAAACCGACAAGAACCAAGTCCACAGTTGCAAAGATAATCGAATCGTTTTGATGGCGATAGTACGAAATTGTTGAGTGTATATAGTAAACGGTTATAGGAGCAAAACATAcgaaaaacattgaaaatattatGATGCTTGTTTTCGTAGCTCGCATTTCGTTCTTGTTTGCGCGTTCATTTTCACCAATAACACGAATTGAGAAAATGCGTCGTTCCTGGTTTTTGGCAAGTTTGTAGACGCTAAAATGTAAGGCACACAAAACAAACAAGATGAAACAAATGTACATAGTTTgacttaaataaaatatttttctttcgacaaagaaaaaaaaatatgaagccCATGCAGCGACGCATGTTCCGGAACCCCAGGCAAAAACTATCAATTTATCAATACGCCTATTTGGAAGGTACTGCGCGTGACGTAACGGATACTTCACATTGACGTAACGTTCGATTGCGAGAATCATTAAATGCTGTTCAGATATGAAAACCATCCACCACGAGCTGCCGCTAGTAATTACGTTTAAAACCGAATTCCCGTGAAACAAATTCAACGTCAAATACCACTGAATACTGAGTATACCGCTAATAAAATCGACAACGCTGAGACTTAGTTGTATTCTCCACACTCCATTTTCATACATCCTTCGTTTGATGCAGACCCACATCACCAGTAAATTAccacaaattattaaaattgacaTGGACATCCAGAGTACAACAAGCGACGAATGAAATGTGTAAATTATAACAAAAGTAGTTTTATTTTGTACGTCAGTCATTTTCGCCGTTGTTATCCTTCTTACGATGCCGCCTCAACGGTTACGCGCGCGTCAACGTAACATCTGACTAACGCAGGCGCGGCCTATATCGGTCGTCTTCTGTGCTGTGTTTTCCGAAACAGGTCTCCCACCAGGTTGTTTTCCTATATGAAATAGTTGATGCACCATTCGGAGTTTTCCTCATCACGATTATTCTGTTTTGTTCGCAACTATCTTGTCGCCTCAACGTTCAATATTGTACTGAAGAAAGATAATCGATTTCTGTCGTCAATATGTAGCAGCAATTATTAAACTTGTAATGTTTGTTCCAATAATATTAGAATTGCAATGCACACTATTCAAGTAGGGAAATATGAAGTACACGTCAATCATATTTTGTTGAAGTTGTCACTTTTTAGATCGAAATTAAGTATTGGCGTCAATCATCTCGAAAAGTTAATAAACTAATACGTTATACTACTTCAAAGCACTGTTTTATTCAAccgtcacttgtgattggtcaaattactagcGCAGCTACATCTTGTGTTGTTGCGTGTGCATCTTGTGTTGTTGCGTGTACGTCTTGCGTTGTTGCGCGTTCGTCTTGTGTTGTTGCGCGTACGTCTTGTGTTGTTGCGTGTGAGTCTTGTGTTGTTGCGTGTGCGTCTTGTGTTGTTGCGTGTGCGTCTTGTGTTGTTGCGCGTACGTCTTGTGTTGTTGCGTGTGAGTCTTGTGTTGTTGCGTGTGCGTCTTGTGTTGTTGCGTGTGCGTCTTGTGTTGTTGCGTGTACGTCTTGCATTGTTGCATGTGCGTCTTGTGTTGTTGCGTGCGTTGTTACCAACAAACGTTAGGAAGCTTCGATTTTGAGACGCCTAGCACTTGCGATGTCGACATATATGAAGGTACTATATTCACAACGTTGTGTTTTGGTCGATTCCAGGTCACTGTGACTTTTCATGGATTATGTTATCACAGAAAACGGTATATAACTACGAATTTTAACCGGGTTATTGTGCAGTTCTCCGACGATCATCGCGCGAATCGAAATTTATTCAGAGATGGACGACGACATCAAAAGAATATTAGGTCGTCGCAAATGAATGCTTTAAAATTGTAGAGGGAATTTCGTGGAGGGGAGGGGGAGAACACGAGGGGAGAGGAGAGAACACGAGGGTGGGTACAcgcagttattattatttattttagaggGCATTTCGAGGAGGGGAGGAAGAGGGGAGAACACGAGGGTGGGTACAcgcagttattattatttattgtagaGGGCATTTCGAGGAGGGGAGGGGGAGGGGAGAACACGAGGGTGGGTACAcgcagttattattatttattttttaaaaaccacTTTCAACTGTCTTTTAAATTCTCGGTTTCTAATAGAATAAACAAACGCATTCATTGCTGAATTAGCGAACACGAAAATGTCAAGAATTAGTTCCAAGATGGAAGGATTATGGAGACGTGCGTCACTTCTTATTACTATACTTAAATTGTAGATGGTAATAGGTAGATAACAAACAAGAAACATTGTGAAAATGATAATGCTTGTTTTTGTCGCTCGGATCTCTTTTTTCTTGTTCGACCGATGGTCCACGGAACATGCGAGTGACGAAATCTTGAGTTGTTGCTTTCTTGCGGCcgtatatacattataatgtagTACGAACAAGATCACTAATATTGTAACGTTAACAATTAAGCTACACACATAAAATGTGTGTAcatctatataataatacacGCTTGACATGAACATTCCAATACACATTCCCCATAACCACGCAAACAAAATGAGTTTATCTATGCGTTCGTTCGGTAGGAGATGCGCATGACGTAATGCATACGTCACGGCTACGTAGCGCTCTATAGCCAGAACCATTAAATGTTGTTGAGATACGTAAATCATGGTGTAGGCGCTTCCAGTCATAACCAACCTTACAAATATAGAGGTACTTTTAATGTTAAACCCTAGCAACCATTGAATACCAAAAATGCCCGTTATTAAGTCTACAACGCTCAGACTTAGTTGTATACGCCATATACCATTCCTATATAATCTTGATTTCGTAGAAACGTAGATGACAAGAAGGTTTCCAACAATTACGATGAACGATAACAAAAACCAACATGTAGAAAACAACGTGTGATCTGTCACGAGGTCCACAGACGTTATGTTGTACATTTTAAACCAACAGATTAGAAGAGAGTGTTAAACTGCCAACGGACGAACAGACAAATTAATACTGTATCAGAAGAGATACATTAAACGGTTGTGTACGTGATGGTGAGCACTGTGGATAGAGTTGGCGCGCAAATGTGTTCTACAATAGCTCCCTCAGCATATTGTTATCAGATGGTTGATGACCCTATCTTATCACCGTTCAATTTTCTGCTGAGGAAAAGAAATCGATTTTTGCCAATCTGTAGTAGACTGCAGTCATTACTAAAATTGTCCCTTGAAGTAAGGAAATATGAAGTAGGTCTACACGTCAATCATATTTTGTTGAAGTTGTAATTTATTAAATCGAACTTAAGTATTGCCGTCAATCatctaaaaaataatgttttgctCAAGTTAAACTAATTCATAAATTAACAGTGTGAATTAacattcgcttgtgattggttagaTTCCTAGCGTTGCGTACGTGTACAGGGCGTCTTTGCGCGCACGCGTCGGGATCGACCGGGACTCCCAATTTTGCGACGACCTACATAATACGCCGTCGTCATATTGCGGTACTATTCGCATACATACGTTGAGTTTGGTTTGTCAATTGTCAATTTGTTCATCAATTCCAAGTGATGGCTGGATGATGTTATTACCGTGACATTACCGCATGGACTACGTATTACCGTGACATTACCGTATGGACTACGTATTTAACCGCTTTTGTTGTGTAGACCACCGTAATCACATATCGAAAATCGATCGACAACGACtctaacatttatttattattatctatttttttaaaaacaatttcaactGTCTTTTAAATTCTCGGTTTCTAATAGAATAAACGAACGCATTCATTGCTGAATTAGCAAACATGAACATATTAAGAATTAGTTCCAAGATGGAAGGATTCCGGCGACGTGCGTCACCCCTTATTACTATACTTATTACTAAATCGTAGATGGTAATAGGtagataacaaacaaaaaacattgtGAAAATGATAATGATTGTGTTAGTCGCTCGGATCTCTTTCTTTTTGTTCAACCGATCGTTCACGGAACATGCGAGTGACGAAATCTTGAGTTGTTGCTTTCTTGCGGCcgtatatacattataatgtagTACGAACAAAATCACTAATATTGTAACGTTATAAATTGAGTTACAAACATAATATGTGTGTAcatctatataataatacacGCTTGTTATGAACATTCCAATACACATTCCTGATAACCACGCAAACAAAATGAGTTTATCTATGCGTTCGTTCGGTAAGAGATGCGCATGACGTAATGCATACGTCACGGCTACGTAGCGCTCTATAGCCAGAACCATTAAATGTTGTTGAGATACGTAAATCATGGTGTAGGCGCTTCCAGTCATAACCGACCTTAAAAATATAGAGGTACTTTTAATGTTAAACCCTAGCAACCATTGAATACTCCAAATGCCAGTTATTAAGTCTACAACGCTCAGACTTAGTTGTATACGCCATATACCATTCCTATATAATCTTGATTTCGTAGAAACGTAGATGACAAGAAGGTTTCCAACAATTACAATGAACGATAACAAAAACCAACATGTAGAAAACAACGTGTGATCTGTCACGAGGTCCACAGGCGTTATGttgtacattttaaaacaaaatgactaCAATCAGAAAACACAACTCAAATGTCACACGAGCGTGTCATAGTTCACGTGCCCGTGCGCGCACGCAAATTAGCAGCGCCAACTTAACGTATTCCCTAATCTCCTACTAACAAAACTGTTCGAACTTGATAAGATAAGCTGCTTACAATAGAAAATGTCAAACCCAACCGTGATCTTGATATCCACAAATCAATGCACTCAACGTTTTGATTACGTAAACAACACGTGAACAATTTTAACCAATCATGACTGGCACACTGAAAACTGTTGTGCGCacgtcattgtgttgcgtcctagtgggaggAGTCAAGCTTAATATTCTGCTTagtgtttaaataattgtttcaaATGACTGTTAAATTCGCGATTACAAATGGAATAAACGAAAGGATTCGACATAGAATTGGAATATTCTAGACAGATAAGAACCGACTCTAAGAAGGACAGATGTAACGAATAGTTTGGCATTGACTCAGACGAAAATATGGATACGTAAATATGGTATATAATCAATGGTAAATATGCCAACAAAAACATTAAGACTATGGTAATGGTAGTTTTCGTTGCCCGAATTTCTTTTCGGCGGTGTGTCCTTTCGGTggtaataatattgtttgaaaatattttattttgctgTGTTCTAGCGATCTTATACACCGTAAAATGCAGCGTACTTAAAATGATCAACACTAACAAGTTATAAAAACCATGGCA
This DNA window, taken from Antedon mediterranea chromosome 9, ecAntMedi1.1, whole genome shotgun sequence, encodes the following:
- the LOC140059319 gene encoding melanocortin receptor 5-like is translated as MFENGTWRIQISLSIVDLLSGFVGLMCSVVFIFFEKTRLAISILEGGTCILTLLSLQHLLIIAFERYIAVTDINVSVLSFVEGSVWWLALISEQHLLILGVERYIAVSYPLRHATLLPIERIDKLILFAWISGACIGGIVRRITTAKMTDVQNKTTFVIIYTFHSSLVVLWMSMSILIICGNLLVMWVCIKRRMYENGVWRIQLSLSVVDFISGILSIQWYLTLNLFHGNSVLNVITSGSSWWMVFISEQHLMILAIERYVNVKYPLRHAQYLPNRRIDKLIVFAWGSGTCVAAWASYFFFFVERKIFYLSQTMYICFILFVLCALHFSVYKLAKNQERRIFSIRVIGENERANKNEMRATKTSIIIFSMFFVCFAPITVYYIHSTISYYRHQNDSIIFATVDLVLVGLLYANSFMNPLVYSVRNREFKREFKRILKI